The bacterium genome has a window encoding:
- the aroH gene encoding chorismate mutase, whose translation MRFRGIRGAVTVDANTEGAILEATAVMLKAMVSQNEVDPDDIAGVVFTVTPDLNAAFPAEAARRNLGWGQVPLMCTQEVAVPGALARCVRALMFVNTTKTADEVRHVYLRGAERLRPDLIAGA comes from the coding sequence ATGCGGTTTCGCGGCATCCGTGGAGCGGTCACAGTCGACGCCAACACCGAGGGCGCCATCCTCGAAGCGACGGCCGTCATGCTGAAGGCGATGGTCTCGCAGAACGAGGTCGACCCCGACGACATCGCCGGGGTCGTCTTCACCGTGACGCCCGACCTCAACGCCGCGTTCCCGGCCGAAGCGGCCCGCCGGAACTTGGGCTGGGGCCAGGTGCCGCTGATGTGCACGCAGGAGGTGGCGGTGCCCGGCGCGCTGGCGCGCTGCGTGCGTGCGCTGATGTTCGTCAACACCACGAAGACCGCCGATGAAGTCCGCCACGTCTACCTCCGCGGCGCGGAGCGGCTCCGCCCCGATCTGATCGCAGGCGCCTGA
- the aroA gene encoding 3-phosphoshikimate 1-carboxyvinyltransferase, with protein sequence MMSLVVAPGRALRGIVRVPGDKSISHRAVLLGALASGATSVDGFLRAEDCLATVRCVRALGIEVDDDGERLTVHGGALSQPDDVLDAGNSGTTIRLLTGILAGQPFRSTITGDASVRRRPMDRIAEPLRRMGARITGRDGGRLAPLTIEGGALRAIAYTTPVASAQVKSAILLAALFAAGETAVTEPSLSRDHTERMLAGFGVPVMREGLTVRLRGPAAPAAAPVRVPGDISSAAFFLVAAAIVPGSVVTVRGVGLNPTRTGVLDVLRAMGASVEIEGVHDAGGEPAGDVTVRAAALHGTVIGGGLIPRLIDELPVLAVAASVADGETVIRDAAELRVKESDRIAALARELGAIGARVEAQADGLAIRGVPRLRGGRAASGGDHRVAMALAVAGLRAAGPVTVDDTDCIGTSFPGFEETLRSLTAA encoded by the coding sequence CTGATGTCTCTCGTGGTCGCTCCGGGCCGCGCGCTCCGCGGGATAGTGCGCGTGCCCGGCGACAAGTCGATCTCACACCGCGCGGTGCTGCTCGGCGCGCTGGCGAGCGGCGCCACGTCCGTCGACGGATTTCTCCGCGCGGAGGATTGTCTTGCGACCGTGCGGTGCGTGCGCGCGCTCGGCATCGAGGTCGACGACGACGGCGAACGGCTGACGGTGCACGGCGGCGCGCTCAGCCAACCCGACGACGTCCTCGACGCCGGCAACTCCGGCACCACGATCCGGCTGCTCACCGGGATCCTGGCCGGCCAGCCGTTCCGGAGCACCATCACCGGTGATGCGAGCGTCCGGCGCCGTCCGATGGACCGCATCGCCGAGCCGCTCCGGCGCATGGGCGCGCGCATCACGGGCCGCGACGGCGGCCGGCTCGCGCCGCTCACGATCGAGGGCGGGGCGCTGCGGGCGATCGCCTATACGACGCCGGTCGCCAGCGCGCAGGTGAAGTCGGCGATTCTGCTCGCGGCGCTCTTCGCCGCGGGCGAGACCGCCGTGACGGAGCCGTCGCTGAGCCGCGATCACACCGAACGGATGCTGGCGGGGTTCGGGGTCCCCGTGATGCGCGAGGGGCTCACGGTGCGCCTCCGTGGACCGGCGGCGCCGGCGGCGGCGCCGGTCCGCGTGCCGGGCGACATCTCGTCGGCGGCGTTCTTTCTGGTCGCCGCGGCGATCGTGCCCGGCTCGGTTGTGACCGTTCGCGGCGTCGGCCTCAACCCGACCCGCACCGGCGTGCTCGATGTGCTGCGCGCGATGGGGGCGTCCGTCGAGATCGAGGGCGTGCACGACGCCGGCGGCGAGCCGGCCGGCGACGTCACCGTTCGCGCCGCCGCGCTCCACGGAACGGTGATCGGCGGCGGGCTGATCCCGCGGCTCATCGACGAACTGCCGGTCCTCGCGGTCGCCGCCAGCGTGGCGGACGGCGAGACGGTCATCCGGGACGCCGCGGAGCTGCGCGTCAAGGAATCCGATCGCATCGCCGCGCTGGCGCGCGAACTCGGCGCGATCGGGGCGCGCGTCGAGGCGCAGGCGGACGGCCTCGCGATCCGCGGCGTGCCGCGCCTGCGCGGCGGACGCGCGGCGAGCGGCGGCGACCATCGCGTCGCGATGGCGTTGGCGGTGGCCGGTCTGCGGGCGGCCGGCCCGGTGACCGTGGACGACACCGACTGCATCGGCACCTCGTTTCCCGGCTTCGAGGAGACCCTGCGAAGCCTTACCGCCGCCTGA
- a CDS encoding sulfite exporter TauE/SafE family protein, with product MPDPAQLLLISAVIAGAAMIKGTMGFGFPLVGIPLLSAIIGPRAAVPVIAVPTLLSNFIMVSRGSASRASAHLLLAIAGLAVGTLAGAAVIKVLDPRMLSVLVGAVTLGYVLATAFRLTALVPEAAGRRAAPVVGLAAGVLGGATGIFAPLLASYLHLLHMAKRDFVFWLTIMFFVSNIVQVASYAHLGLYAGQVLLLALIGCVPMAIGTWSGLVLQDRIDPEVFGRIVLGIVFVASLNLLVRGLLR from the coding sequence ATGCCCGATCCCGCGCAGCTGCTGCTCATCTCGGCCGTGATCGCCGGCGCCGCGATGATCAAGGGGACGATGGGCTTCGGATTTCCGCTCGTCGGCATTCCGCTCTTGTCCGCGATTATCGGTCCGCGCGCGGCCGTGCCGGTGATCGCCGTGCCCACGCTGCTCAGCAACTTCATTATGGTGAGCCGCGGCTCCGCGAGCCGCGCCAGCGCGCACCTGCTGCTCGCGATCGCCGGCCTCGCGGTCGGCACGCTGGCCGGCGCCGCGGTGATCAAGGTGCTCGATCCCCGGATGCTGTCCGTGCTCGTGGGCGCCGTGACCCTCGGCTACGTGCTCGCGACGGCGTTCCGCCTCACGGCCCTCGTGCCCGAGGCGGCCGGCCGGCGGGCGGCGCCGGTGGTCGGTCTCGCGGCCGGCGTGCTCGGCGGGGCGACCGGCATCTTCGCGCCGCTGCTCGCCAGCTATCTGCACCTGCTGCATATGGCGAAGCGCGACTTCGTCTTCTGGCTCACGATTATGTTCTTCGTCAGCAACATCGTGCAGGTCGCGAGCTACGCGCACCTCGGTCTCTACGCCGGCCAGGTGCTCCTGCTGGCGCTGATCGGCTGCGTGCCGATGGCGATCGGCACCTGGTCCGGGCTGGTCCTGCAAGACAGGATCGACCCCGAGGTGTTCGGACGGATTGTGCTCGGGATCGTCTTCGTCGCATCGCTCAACCTGCTGGTGCGCGGTCTGCTGCGGTAG
- a CDS encoding DinB family protein, protein MDLTGWIVERFELTNKLGNWAAHGVAPALEGVTVEMANWRPAPDQHTIAEMIAHLAYHRELVALRLRGEPKDYRTEDDWQTGAATDDGLTQLRARLDRAHRDVAAALAELKPDELLKPVMASWLSPKRLTRTIDLGVDIATHDLYHAGQIFVLKRLYAARG, encoded by the coding sequence ATGGACCTCACGGGATGGATCGTCGAGCGGTTCGAGCTGACCAACAAGCTGGGCAACTGGGCGGCGCACGGAGTCGCGCCGGCGCTCGAGGGCGTGACCGTCGAGATGGCCAACTGGCGTCCGGCCCCGGACCAGCACACGATCGCCGAGATGATCGCGCACCTCGCGTATCATCGGGAGCTGGTGGCCCTGCGCCTGCGGGGCGAGCCGAAGGACTATCGGACCGAGGACGACTGGCAGACCGGCGCTGCGACCGACGACGGCCTGACGCAGCTACGCGCACGGCTCGACCGGGCGCACCGGGACGTGGCGGCCGCGCTCGCCGAGCTCAAGCCCGACGAACTGCTGAAGCCGGTGATGGCGTCGTGGCTCTCGCCGAAGCGGCTCACCCGAACGATCGACCTCGGCGTGGACATCGCGACGCACGACCTCTACCATGCCGGACAGATCTTCGTGCTCAAACGGCTGTACGCCGCGCGCGGTTGA
- a CDS encoding molybdopterin-dependent oxidoreductase: protein MKTVIRTVCAHDCPDMCSLLVHVEDGRITRIQGDPDQPFTAGFACAKVSREHELVHSAERLAHPLRRTGPKGSGAFAPITWDAALDEITATWRRIMETDGPLGILGYCYSAHQGVFNRGLLLGLFHALGTTRLIAGTVCDSCSDEAWDATLGSVGGADPESVLVSDLVIAWSADLVTTNVHFWAKVEEARRGGTKLVVIDPRRSRTAAQADWHLAPRIGTDAALALGVMHVLVRDGLCDRAYLARETTGFERLEREVLPRFTPARTEAITGIAAAGVERLARTYGRARAPFIRVGWGMSRSAQGGQAIRAVALLPGVTGAYARPGGGALLGTSSGFGFSLDPIRKPSGPDTVRTVNHSRLGEALLTLGNPPIRALFVAGNNPAVTCPDAGAVRRGLAREDLFTVVHAPFLSDTARYADIVLPAATFLETEDFYRAYGAYYMQFGPRAIAPVGEAWPNLKLAQELARRLEVRDAVFSMTTDELLRALWSRADGPAAAVDPASVREAGPIKVRANGGGQRFATPSGKLEFYSAHLASRGLPPLPDWAPDAAETADAARWPLRLLTAPGYYQSHTAFSGNERLRKRQGPPVAILHPSEAARRSLRDGEAVDLVNDRGAVGLTLRVSDEVPAGVVLVPGQRPSGEARHGTVNLLCSDRYTDIGEGATYQSTFLDVRRAQ from the coding sequence GTGAAGACCGTCATCCGGACCGTGTGCGCGCACGACTGCCCCGACATGTGCTCGCTGCTCGTGCATGTCGAGGACGGCCGCATCACGCGCATTCAGGGCGATCCGGACCAGCCGTTCACCGCCGGCTTCGCGTGTGCCAAGGTGAGCCGCGAGCACGAACTGGTCCATTCCGCGGAACGGCTCGCGCACCCGCTGCGGCGTACCGGACCCAAGGGCAGCGGCGCCTTCGCCCCGATCACGTGGGACGCGGCGCTCGACGAGATCACGGCGACATGGCGCCGGATCATGGAGACGGACGGACCGCTCGGCATCCTCGGCTACTGCTACAGCGCGCACCAGGGCGTCTTCAATCGTGGGCTGCTGCTCGGGCTGTTCCACGCGCTCGGCACGACGCGCCTCATCGCCGGCACGGTCTGCGACTCGTGTTCCGACGAAGCGTGGGACGCGACCCTGGGGTCCGTCGGCGGGGCCGACCCGGAGTCGGTGCTGGTATCGGACCTCGTGATCGCGTGGAGCGCCGACCTCGTGACGACGAACGTGCACTTCTGGGCCAAGGTCGAAGAGGCGCGCCGCGGCGGGACCAAGCTCGTCGTGATCGATCCGCGCCGCAGCCGCACCGCGGCCCAGGCCGACTGGCATCTCGCGCCGAGGATCGGGACCGACGCCGCGCTGGCCCTCGGCGTGATGCACGTCCTCGTCCGAGACGGCCTGTGCGACCGGGCGTATCTCGCCCGGGAGACAACCGGCTTCGAGCGCCTCGAGCGCGAGGTGCTGCCGCGGTTCACACCGGCCCGCACCGAGGCGATCACCGGCATCGCCGCCGCGGGTGTCGAGCGGCTCGCCCGGACGTACGGCCGCGCCCGCGCGCCGTTCATCCGCGTCGGCTGGGGTATGTCGCGCAGCGCGCAGGGCGGCCAGGCGATCCGTGCGGTCGCGCTGCTGCCCGGCGTCACCGGCGCCTACGCGCGGCCCGGCGGCGGAGCCCTCCTTGGCACGTCGTCCGGCTTCGGCTTCAGCCTCGACCCGATCCGGAAGCCCTCCGGCCCCGACACGGTTCGCACGGTCAACCACTCGCGCCTCGGCGAGGCGCTGCTGACGCTCGGCAATCCGCCGATCCGGGCGCTCTTCGTCGCGGGCAACAACCCCGCGGTCACGTGTCCCGACGCCGGCGCGGTCCGGCGGGGGCTCGCGCGCGAGGATCTGTTCACCGTCGTGCACGCGCCGTTTCTGTCGGATACCGCGCGGTACGCGGACATCGTCCTGCCGGCCGCGACCTTCCTCGAGACCGAGGACTTCTACCGCGCCTACGGCGCGTACTACATGCAGTTCGGACCGCGCGCGATCGCGCCGGTCGGTGAGGCGTGGCCCAACTTGAAACTCGCGCAGGAGCTGGCACGCCGGCTCGAGGTGCGGGACGCGGTGTTCTCCATGACGACCGACGAGCTGCTGCGCGCGCTGTGGAGCCGCGCGGACGGTCCGGCCGCGGCCGTCGATCCCGCCTCGGTCCGCGAAGCCGGTCCGATCAAGGTCCGCGCGAACGGCGGCGGTCAGCGCTTCGCGACGCCGTCGGGCAAGTTGGAGTTCTACTCGGCCCATCTCGCCTCACGGGGCCTCCCGCCGTTGCCGGACTGGGCGCCGGACGCCGCGGAGACGGCGGACGCGGCCCGCTGGCCCCTGCGCCTTCTCACCGCGCCCGGCTACTACCAGAGCCACACCGCGTTTTCGGGCAACGAACGGCTTCGGAAACGCCAGGGTCCGCCGGTCGCCATCCTGCATCCGTCCGAGGCGGCGCGCCGCAGCCTCCGGGACGGCGAGGCGGTCGACCTCGTGAACGACCGCGGCGCGGTCGGTCTCACCCTGCGCGTGAGCGATGAGGTGCCCGCCGGGGTCGTGCTCGTGCCCGGCCAGCGGCCGAGCGGTGAGGCGCGCCACGGCACCGTCAACCTGCTGTGCTCCGATCGGTACACCGATATCGGCGAGGGGGCCACCTACCAGAGCACCTTCCTGGACGTCCGCCGTGCGCAATAA